Part of the Lolium rigidum isolate FL_2022 chromosome 6, APGP_CSIRO_Lrig_0.1, whole genome shotgun sequence genome, GGCACGTCAGGACCTATATAAGGGTTCGGTCAAAGCTGGCTGGCAAGGCAAATGGCACAAGACAAGTACACAAGACAGCACATCGCTGCGATGGCTAGTCAGAATTCAAAACTGTTGTATTATAtagaggtatagatatagatgagGTCCCTACTAACTCAATTAATCAAATGGGATTTCCTAGTGAGCAGAAATTATCACTAGCACAAACTATTTTCCCACAAGAATCCACCACCCATGGGAAATGTGACCATTGGTCCTTACAAGTATCCTAAATGCGTCTAGACGATACAAGTCATAAGAGATTTCAAGAAATTATAGAACTGGAATTCGATTAGCATTACAAATAAAACTAATGAATAGCCTGGCATAGGCATAGCGATTACCTTGTCTTCCTTGTAGTGCAGGTCCAACCAACTTCCTGTAGAAGCTTTCCAGAGGGTGATGACAATCTTTGTAGGCTTGACCACAACCTTGCATTTCTCAGGAACTATTTCTTTGTTCAGTTTTGGGATGGCACACCGGTAGTTCTTGCCTTTGACATCATGAAACTTAATATCCACTGACATTGGCTTAAAAGTAGTCTCAACCTTCTCTTGGTCAACATTCTCAAGGAATACATAAACCTGAAAGGATAGAATACAAAGAAAAACTCTTGTCTAAAATACATGGATGGGAAACCATCGGATATAAATGTCATGGGAGTTCAGTCTACAATTACAGAGGTGGGGTGCATATAATTATTTTTCGCTAGTCACCACAGACTGATTCTTACCCATTATATTTACTCAAGGAGATACACAAACTTGGTTTCTAGCTTAATGGCCAGGAAAAAGACATAACCATTTTTGTGCTCCTAATCTCAGTTAACATTCATAGTATTACTAAAAAGGGATTTGTGTTACAAAAATAATGTATAGTGTAACTTTTCGCGAGTCAACTACAAACTGATCCTAACCAATAATATAAGGCTACCGAGATATACAAATTTGGGTTCTATCTTGATGCCCAGCAAAACACCACAAAACCATATGTGTGCTCCTAATTTCAGTTAAAACTTCATAAAAGCACAAATACGTTTCTGTTAAAGAGAATGTATATAATCATTTCCCATGAGCCACCTACGAAATTATTCTGGCCCATTATTATATAAAGTTACCGAGATACATAAGTTTGGTTTCTAGCATAAATTGCCCAGCAAAATGCCACAAGTTCCTAATTTATGTTATAAATGCGTAGGGCAGGTCCAACTGCCCTCAAGGAGAAAATCTGTTGATACGATAAATAGATTCGTTCAGTGCCCATACAGAAATGACTTAATATATATTCAATCTTCTGAAGGAAAAAATTAAGTAACAAATTCTGGAATTCTGATGACCAGGTAATTTTCTTGGAGAAAGGCAGCAAACAAAATGTCGTTTCCTCCCCAAGTCAACTAATCCTAAGTACTGTATATTACATCCTAAATTATTTTGCACTATGTACCAGTCAGTGCGTGTGTGTTCAATTTCGTTTTCTGTAAAGCAACAGTAGACAAACATTGTAATTCTAAAACAGGGATTGTTCTACGAACTAGTATTGCGCACTGAGCCCGTATGGCCTAAAGTAGCCAACCATAATGAGATACAAGACCAACTAATCGGCACTGCAGTTTTGAAAATTTCATTTCTCGCAGATAAGATCAACATTGAAAATTTCAGTTCCTCGCAGATAAAGATCAAACATTGTAGTAATTCCATTTCTCGCAGCAACGTACGTACCCTGATCTTGTCGTTGTCCTGGTCCCAGCTGAACGTTCCCAGCGTGACGTAACTCACACCAGCACGGGCGGGCGCCGCAACCGGCACGGTCGCAGCGGCAGTGGCCAACTATCAGTAATCGGAGAAACATCAGCACGAAAACACGAACCGCAATCCACCCGGCGCGCCGAACGGAATCGATCGGCGGCAAGCGCGGGGGCGAGGGGtgagaaagagagagaaagatgCAACCTTTGCGTCGACGGTGCGGATCTCGTTGGCGAGGAGGGAGAGGACGCGGGGGCGCGTGGCGAGGCCCTCCAGCCGCCGCAGCTCGTCCAGGTCCAGCCGCAGCTCCTCCGCCGACATCTCCGGTGAATCTCTGGAACTCGCTGGTGTGGCTTTTTGGTGCGGCGGGCGGGTTTGGCTCCTGTGTGCGGGGTTATGGTTCGTGGGGGTTTAATTTGGGGTGGAATGGAAGGAAGGAGAAGGTTCCAGAGGAGGCCAGGACGAACTGGACGGTTTCATCAATTTTGGGTTGGGCTTTTGTTGCCCTGACCTTGGCCCAGTAACTGCTACAGGCCCGAATGGTTGGATTTCGGCTGAATTTGTCTACCCATGTGGCCATAccatgttagttttttttttacatgtaccCATGCTCATCATAGCTCTAAAAAACATGCTCGTTTATTTTTGACATTTTACACATGTTCATATTTGTTGTTGGGATATGTGTTCATATTTGTTATGGTGGTAGCACTGCTCCATCGAATCGGAGCTACAAGAAGTTGTTCTTTCTATCTTTCTCGTTCCGTGCTTTTATAGGTGAAACTAACCTTTGCTAATCTATAGGTGTTGGGATGTAAGGAAATCTTGGATTTATACTTGACGCGAAACTTAGGTATTTTACGTCCCTTTACTCATCAGCTTTGTATGTTTTAATTGGATGCCGAAGTACAAAATAAGAGTATTGCTTCTATCTCTATTATATGTGGTCGCAGGAGTAGACTTTAAATATTACTTGAATTTTAGAAATATTGCGTGTTTTTGAAAAATTTCGAATCTAGTGCGGCGTCGGCTTGGCCGATCCCGACTAGGAACTTTAGGCCTAGGCTAACACGAAAGGTCCGATGGTTAGAAACCTGCACATGCGGGGTTCATGAATCTGCACCTTTCGGGTTAACCCGGACAAAAAGGTCCCAGTTAGGATCAGCCAAGTACACGCCATAATTTTTTCGAAATTTTTCAAAAAACATACAATATTTCTAgaattaaataaaaataatattctaAAAAAATTGCCGTGGAATTCAACGTTTTTTAATCGTACACATGAAGGCTCTCCATCAGAGACACTTCGGCCTAATTTCGACACAAAGGCGGATACAACGGGACCTCATTTGTGTTAGTCGGTGATTCTCATTTGTTATTTGTTCTTATTCGCTTTTGGTCTTTTCATGATGATCTGTTAATAAGGAAATTGTCCGTTCCTGTATTGCAAAGGGTGTCACTAGCATCACATTGTCTTAGGTTCTTCAGAGGTAACTGGTAAAGTCCGCTACTTGAAAAAATggaggaagttgttactactcctttcatttcatattatcaagATGCACATTTATCTAGGCAAGTTTTAGTGTGTAGACACACATATCTAAATAAGGTTAGTCAATTATTTTAAACGGATGGAGTATTTAGAATTTCAACAAAAACAAATATATATGTTGCAAGCAATGTACTGCATATTTCTATTCGCTTTAAAAAGAGGCAATACTGGTTTGTACGCATATGTAGGTAAAACAAAATGCGTATTACTTAGTCTGAAAACATAGTGATATACTATTACCAATGTAGGTAAAACAAAATTTGCATTATTTACTTACTCTGAAAACATAGTGATATATTGTTACCTCTATCGGCAAAAGAATGTCttatatttgtctaaatttagatgtttcTATATACTATTAACTCTGTTTCGATGAATAAGGCGTACACATATTCTAAAACGAACTTTGACcgaaaaaacaaaaggaaaaatattgataatattatatgtaattactaTCATTGGAGtcatattgaaaaacacttttgaatgatgctaattttatatcaacaatttttatatatttggaataatttttgtcaaagaaaaaacatgaaaaacaagaaCGCCTTATTCAATGAAATAGAAGGAGtatatatacatacatatttaAATAATTCTAACACATACTTTTGTAGACCGGGGGAGTACTTCAGAACCACTTGTTCTTGTCTATTTTTGTGGAAAATTTTACAAAGAGCAGTGCCATGCACTCATGCAGGTCCAGTATAGTAACATTACTGTATTCGCCACTAGATTCAGTAACAGACAATCATTTCATTTCAGAAGTAGAAAGAGAGGAGGTAGATACCCTCCGATCCACACGTACCCGCGCGCGATCCACGCTTGAATGTTGAATGTGCCAACCATGCATGTTGCCATGGCGCCATGCCCTGCGGCGAGAGCTCTCGCTGTGCGTGGTGGCAGTCTGGCAGCTACTACCGTGACTGTGCACTACACCATGCAACGCAAGTGCACATTAATACGGAGCTATACTATTTACTGAACGGAGCTGCTACAGTCACTATCGTAGACACTGTTCGCTGCTACAGATGTTACAGCGCGCGCCGTTACCCCCAGGCCCAGTAGTGTAGTGTAGGGATCTATCATGACCAACCAACACAAACTCTTATGCATAGGCGTCAAGACATGTCCCCCGATCCCCGGCATTTCAGGATTTCTTGAATTTCTTAGAACTGAAGTAAAGCTACTGATTTGTGTTACTCCTTTCTGTCTCGTGAAATTTGTTTGAGGTTTGATtagatttagatgtatctatctaCTACATAGAGTCTAGATACACAAAAATTTAACGAATCTAAGATAACTTTTGTGAGACGGAGGGATTGTTACTATTTATGCACCCTCAAAAAAAAGTTACGACTATTTATGTGTGATTGATATACTCATAGATCTATATGATTATGAGTTATCAGATGTTTTGCAATTGCAGATTTTGTTTGTCATGTTTTCACACTCCAAACGCAGACGCTCGCACAAGAAAGCCCAATGCAGAGAGGAGACGATCGACTGCTTAGCTAGAACCCGAGAGATTCCAAGAATCGCAATGATACGGGCATCGGTCGGTCGAGCAACAGCACGTGGCTAGCAAGAGCTTTTTAAGTGGTACCGTGTATCTACTCCTCCTTGTCATATCGGGCACACCACATGCAGCAAGTGCATGTTTTCTCCGTCGTACAGACAGGCAGGCAGACGCGATGCCAATAAAACGGCACAACTACTCCGACGACCAGCCCAGCTGCTACCGCACACACACACTGGTACCAATAATAAGGCAAAGCGCGCATCGAATCCAGTTCACGATCCACACGCACCGGTTTCAACGGCGCGTCCacgcaacatggcatgcatggtccagtagcaagttcaagttgaggggAGACGACGGTCTCACTGTCAAGTCTGAACTCCCAACGTCTACTGCCACCGGGTCCAAGCTCGCAGCGCAGCTCAGGCTGTCCTCATCAATGGCGGTGGGCAGTCCAAGCTCCGGTCCAGACACGAGATGACGAGAGTCTGTGTGGACTGGACTGGAACAGCCTGAGCGCTGCGCGGCGTGGCCCATGGAAACGAACGAGAGGAGGAGCGACTAGTACGGGGCGCGTGGGGCAGGCGGCAACAGAGCTCCAACAGCTAGCGACATGGCCACTATGTCCTGCTCTCCTCTGCGTCTCTCTCGTCTGCGTGCGACCCAGACGTCCGTCGACCTCCTCCCCCTgtacgctcgctcgctcgctgagCTTTGCTGCGTCTGCGTCTGCGTTTCACCAGCCTTTGCCCTGCCCTGCAGTCCTGCACGGCCCTGTGCCTGCGACCGCGCAGCGTCTGCCGCGTCGCAGCCAGCTTCCACAGTTTTGATTTGATGGTGTGCGACTGTGCACTGCTGAGCTCAAGTTTAGCGTGCCAAAGGCAGAATACAGCCAAACGAGTTACTCCCCGCCGCTTAAAGTATCTCTAGCTGTGTTCCTAAAAGCGTCGCTCCCCAATTAGGTCCCTCAATCTTTTTGTAGGgttttcgaaaacacaaccatttattaaatatagcatataaataaatatgtttaaggatattgtttttcaaattaaaatacatcaaacaataaaacaattaaataaatgtaataaatggggctagatcaaggtgccgcggcatttgctgataatcctttgatcctccacatatgctcaacgagatcagcttgaagttgatcgtgaacattgctgtcacggatctctgcgtgcatgatgagggaatcagcaaaatctgcaggcaactcatgaccaACCTCCGCAAGAAAGTCCTGATACTCATAGGAATCAACATGTGTCCTCGCATGATTCTTGTGGTCGTCCTCGATGATCAtgctgtgcatgatcacacaagtctgcatcacctcccacatttggtcgtaagACCAGCTTAGAGTAGGGTACCGGAtaattgcaaattgagcttgaagcacaccaaatacccactctgcaagcctcctgtcgcgcagcaaagtggcaattcttctgacCTAATGGAGCCGAGATTGTTTTCACAAAAGTggtccattttggatatataccatcggctagataatagcctttggtatattggtggccattgatctcatagttgcatggtggagcatgcccttccactagtttgTTGAACACcaaagactgctgcaacacgatgatgtcattgtgtgatcccgccatgccaaaaaaagaatgccaaatccacatgtcataatctgccacagcttcaagcaccacattgCAATATCCATGACACCCTTTGTATATACATTGACAggtaaacgggcagttcttccatgaccagtgcatgcaatcgatgcttccaagcatttcagggaatcctctggcagcattttgtgtcattatccttgcagtctcttcctcagttggcgctctcaagtagtatttgaaaAACTTTCCACcatagctcggcaaaacttgtacatgcactcaatgacagtagactcactcatgcggaggtagtcgtcatgtgtatcagcaggtgctccgtatgcaagcattctcatggcggcggtgcacttctgaatcgacgagaacctggCAAGGCCTACAccgtcgtgcttgagcttgaagtaggtgtCGAACTATCGAacgtcgtggaggatattcatgaacaaacccttgctcatcctataccggcgccgaaaattgtcggcatgtgttgcctcatctgcgaagtagtcgttgtgcaacaTGGTATGTCCCTCCATCCTCTGTTGGGGCTTcaacttctttctccccggctttGATCCTCCgcgccgcggcctcttccgcttgTCTGCCTCGGCGTAAATCATGTCGTGGAGAAACGTGATGATCAACAAATGCTCCCggatgtcgtcgtcgaaggcttgctcgtcctccagcagtcggACAAGCATCTTGTCATCACTATCCAagtctgaagcaaaatcaatggttaaaattgcgcagcGACAGATGAGGCAACGAACAACGGCCAAGCGCTCCTACTTGGGAAGTCGTCAAACAcattgtgtgcgcggaggtggggcggatttgacgtcgcgttctgggacgcgctatcGAAGTGGCCGCGGCGAAACGGTCGACCAAtctatcaagcaagcacaatcaaaaaAGGTGttacttctttctccccggctttGATCCTCCGCGCCGCGACCTCTTCCGCTTCTCTGCCTCAGCGTAAATCATGTCCTGGAGAAACGTGATGATCAACAAATGCTCCCggatgtcgtcgtcgaaggcttgctcgtcctccagctgtCGGACAAGCATCTTGTCATCGCTATCCAagtctgaagcaaaatcaatggttaaaattgtgcAGCGGTAGACGAGGCAACGAACAACGGCCAATCACGCCTACTTGGGAAGtcgtcaaacaccttgtgtgcgcggaggtgtgATGGCGCgtagagcacacgcccgttgggaaccccaagtggaaggtgtgatgcgtacagcagcaagtttccctcagtaaaaaaccaaggtttatcgaaccagtaggagtcaagaagcacgtgaaggttgatggtggcggagtgtagtgcggcgcaacaccagggattccggcgccaacatggaacctgcacaacacaatcaaagtactttgccccaacgtaacaatgaggttgtcaatcccaccggcttgctgtaaataaaggattaaatgtatagtgtggaagatgatgtttgcgaagaacagtaagaacaagtattgcagtagattgtatttcagatgtaaaagaatagaccggggtccacagttcactagtggtgtctctccaataagaaatagcatgttgggtgaacaaattacagttgggcaattgacaaataaagagggcataacaatgcacatacatatcacgatgactactatgagatttaatcagggcattacgacaaagtacatagaccgctatccagcatgcatctatgcctaaaaagtccaccttcgggttcgcATCcgtaccccttccagtattaagttgcaaacaacagacaattgcattaagtatggtgcgtaatgtaatcaacaaaaatatccttagacaaagcattgatgttttatctctagtggcaacagcacattcacaaccttagaactttttgtcactgtcccagattcaatggaggcatgaacccactatcgagcataaatactccctcttgaagtcacaaatatcaacttggccagagcctctactagcaacggagagcatgcaagatcataaacaacacatatatgatagattgataatcaatttgacatagtattccatattcatcggatcccaacaaacacaacatgtaacattacaaatagatgatcttgatcatgataggcagctcacaagatctaaacatgatagcacaatgaggagaagacaaccatctagctactgctatggacccatagtccaatgaggaactactcacacatcaatccggaggcgatcatggtgatgaagagtcctccgggagatgattcccctctccggtagggtgccggaggcgatctcctaaatcctccgagatgggattggcggcgacggcgtctctggaaggttttccgtatcgtggctctcggtacatgtgttttcgcgacggaggctttaagtaggcggaagggtagggttggaggcgacgtgagtgccccacacgctagggcggcgtgggccccccttaggccgtgcggccctagtgtggcggcgcctcgtcgccccacttcgtaactccttcggtcttctggaagctccgtggaaaaataagactctgggcgttgatttcgtccaattccgagaatatttcctttgtaggatttctgaaaccaaaaacagcagaaaacaacaactggctcttcggcatcttgtcaataggttagtgccgtaaaatgcatataaatgatgtaaagtgtgtataaaacatgtgagtatcatcatataagtagcatggaacataagaaattatagatacgtttgagacgtatcaagcatccccaagcttagttcctactcgtcctcgagtaggtaaacgataacaaagataatttctgaagatacatgctatcataatcttgatcaatactattgtaaagcatatgagatgaatgcatcaattcgaagcaatggtaaagacaatgagtaaacaattgaaccatatagcaaagactttccatgaatagtactttcaagacaagcatcaataagtcttgcataagagttaactcataaagcaataaattcttagtagaaagctttgaagcagcacaaaggaagatatgagttgcagcggttgctttcaacttcaacatgtatatctcatggataattgtcaacacaaagtaatatgatgaatgtaaataagcaagtatgtaggaatcaatgcacatagttgacacaagtgtttgcttctactccctccggtctcttttaattgactcggatttagtacaactttgtactaaatttgagtcaattaaaaaggaccggagggagtaagatagaaagaagtaggtaaactgactcaacataaagtaaaagaaaggccctccacagagggaagcatggattactatttttgtgctagagcttttattttgaaaacatagggtcaacggtagtaataaagcatatgtgttatgcataagacatcctataagttgcaagcctcatgcatagattaccattagtgctcgcaccttgtcctaattagcttggatttacatggattatcattgcataacatatgtttcaaccaagtgtcacaaaggggtacctctatgccgctcgtacaaaggtctaaggagaaagttcgcattggatttctcgcttttgattattctcaacttagacatccataccgggacaacatagacaacagataatggactcctctttaatgcataagcattcaacaacagataatattctcataagagattgaggattagtgtccaaactgaaacttccaccatggttcatggctttagttagcggcccaatgttcttttctaaaaatatgcatactcaaaccgtttgatcatgataaatcacccttacttcagacaagacgaacatgcatagcaactcacatgatattcaacaaaggtgtaatagttgatggcgtccccggaaacatggttaccgctcaacaagcaacttataagaaataagatacataagtacatattcaataccacaatagtttttaagctatttttccatgagctatatattgcaaagacaaagaatagaattttaaaggtagcactcaagtaatttactttggaatggtggagaaataccatgtagtaggtaggtatggtggacacaaatggcatagtttttggctcaaggatttggatccacgagaagtattccctctcaatacaaggcttaggctagcaaggttgtttgaagcaaacacaagtatgaaccggtacagcaaaacttacgtaagaacatattgcaagcattatgagactctacattgtcttccttgttgttcaaacacctcaccagaaaatatctagactctagagagaccaatcatgcaaaccaaattttaacaagctctatgtagttcttcattaataggtgcaaagtacatgatgcaagagcttaaa contains:
- the LOC124665832 gene encoding LOW QUALITY PROTEIN: calcyclin-binding protein (The sequence of the model RefSeq protein was modified relative to this genomic sequence to represent the inferred CDS: substituted 3 bases at 3 genomic stop codons) produces the protein MSAEELRLDLDELRRLEGLATRPRVLSLLANEIRTVDAKVASFSLFLTPRPRACRRSIPFGAPGGLRFVFSCXCFSDYXXLATAAATVPVAAPARAGVSYVTLGTFSWDQDNDKIRVYVFLENVDQEKVETTFKPMSVDIKFHDVKGKNYRCAIPKLNKEIVPEKCKVVVKPTKIVITLWKASTGSWLDLHYKEDKFKPSAGKDKDPMSGLMDLMKDLYEEGDDNMRRTIGQSLMDARTGKTADPMRRLA